A single Acidaminococcus sp. DNA region contains:
- a CDS encoding tripartite tricarboxylate transporter TctB family protein, whose product MSDKRKEILSSAFFAVLSVLYFCGTFSIRSYNAFGVTVLSSASVPRALAVALLVLSLLHIYSVISMDKKAKNAKNAAKVETSEAKTEEKKVHGVDIEKELAQAEKNENAGKINNKDVVLTVVFLILYVIGLTYLGFIISTFIYIVAQSELMTLKAKRKQGLIKSIILAAVATAAIYFLFNNLLSLLLPVGVFGI is encoded by the coding sequence ATGAGCGACAAGAGAAAGGAAATTTTGTCATCAGCTTTCTTTGCAGTTCTTTCTGTACTTTATTTTTGCGGGACTTTTTCCATCAGAAGTTATAATGCCTTTGGTGTGACGGTATTGTCATCTGCCAGTGTTCCTAGAGCACTGGCAGTGGCACTACTGGTGCTCAGTCTACTCCATATTTATTCTGTGATTAGTATGGATAAAAAAGCTAAAAATGCTAAAAATGCCGCTAAGGTGGAAACTTCAGAGGCAAAGACTGAGGAAAAGAAAGTCCACGGTGTAGATATTGAAAAAGAACTTGCGCAAGCTGAGAAAAACGAAAATGCAGGTAAAATCAACAATAAAGATGTTGTTTTAACGGTTGTATTTTTGATCCTGTATGTGATAGGTCTTACTTATTTGGGATTTATTATTTCTACTTTTATTTATATTGTGGCTCAATCGGAATTGATGACGTTAAAGGCGAAAAGAAAACAGGGCCTCATCAAGAGCATTATTTTAGCTGCAGTTGCTACAGCTGCCATCTATTTCCTGTTTAATAATTTGCTTTCACTCTTACTTCCGGTGGGCGTATTTGGAATTTAG
- a CDS encoding UxaA family hydrolase, which produces MNQYVVKLNSEDNVAIAIKDIPSGTEVSEGLVAKDMIPQAHKIALKDIKKGGEIRRYNTVIGYAKEDIQKGRWISQFMVSLPKAPGLDDMEYGTHIVKDLPEPPVKNWWGYPNPKGGPAGTRNVLGIMTTVQCAVGVGKVAVERIKKELLPQYPNVDDVVLISHEYGCGVAINAPEAKIPIRILQNLVHQPNFGGQVMVLSLGCEKLTVERLLPPEEVKPENIVVLQDQHGFEKMVDAIMEMAEKKLAILNQRKRVELPLSDLVVGLQCGGSDAFSGVTCNPSAGYASDMLVKGGATVMFSEVTEARDGIHLLAARCINRETRDKMAAEVKWYDEYLKEGAVDRDANPTPGNKKGGLANIVEKSMGSIAKSGTAPISEVLAPGELPSQHGLIFAVTPANDFACGTCQMASGIGVHVFMTGRGSTYGLPIVPVIKLCSRSDLWEKWPDLIDLNAGPIALGKSTIAEIGTQLFKLIIDVASGKKSLAEQHKIYNDLCVFNPAPLT; this is translated from the coding sequence ATGAATCAGTATGTTGTGAAACTCAACTCGGAAGATAACGTTGCTATTGCAATTAAGGATATTCCATCCGGAACAGAAGTATCGGAGGGTCTGGTTGCTAAAGACATGATTCCCCAAGCCCACAAGATAGCTCTGAAGGATATCAAAAAAGGTGGAGAAATCCGCCGGTATAACACCGTGATTGGTTATGCCAAGGAGGATATTCAGAAGGGACGATGGATCAGCCAGTTTATGGTCAGTCTTCCTAAAGCTCCCGGCTTGGATGATATGGAATATGGTACACACATTGTGAAGGATTTGCCGGAGCCACCCGTTAAAAATTGGTGGGGATATCCGAACCCTAAGGGAGGGCCGGCCGGAACGAGAAATGTCCTGGGAATTATGACGACCGTTCAATGTGCCGTCGGAGTAGGTAAAGTGGCCGTTGAGCGGATAAAGAAAGAGTTGTTGCCTCAATATCCCAATGTGGATGATGTTGTTCTAATTAGTCATGAATACGGATGCGGTGTTGCAATCAACGCGCCAGAGGCGAAAATCCCTATCCGGATTTTACAAAATCTGGTCCACCAGCCTAATTTTGGCGGACAGGTCATGGTTCTCTCTCTCGGTTGTGAAAAGCTTACTGTTGAAAGACTGCTTCCTCCGGAAGAAGTTAAACCGGAAAACATTGTCGTCTTGCAAGACCAGCACGGCTTTGAAAAAATGGTTGATGCAATTATGGAGATGGCAGAAAAGAAACTGGCTATTCTCAACCAAAGAAAACGTGTGGAATTGCCTTTAAGTGATCTTGTAGTAGGGCTTCAATGCGGTGGCAGTGATGCCTTTTCGGGAGTCACTTGTAATCCTAGCGCAGGTTATGCCTCAGATATGCTGGTTAAAGGCGGGGCTACCGTGATGTTTTCTGAAGTAACGGAAGCGCGCGACGGAATCCATTTGTTAGCAGCAAGATGTATCAATCGAGAGACACGAGATAAGATGGCTGCTGAAGTGAAATGGTATGATGAATACCTTAAAGAAGGTGCAGTAGATAGAGATGCTAATCCTACCCCGGGAAATAAAAAAGGCGGCTTAGCCAATATTGTCGAAAAATCAATGGGTTCTATTGCTAAATCGGGCACAGCGCCTATTTCGGAAGTGCTTGCTCCCGGAGAACTTCCATCTCAGCATGGTCTGATATTTGCCGTAACGCCAGCTAATGATTTTGCTTGTGGAACTTGTCAGATGGCGAGCGGTATAGGAGTCCATGTGTTTATGACCGGGAGAGGATCTACGTACGGCCTGCCTATTGTTCCTGTGATTAAGCTTTGCTCTCGTTCAGATTTGTGGGAAAAATGGCCGGACTTGATTGATCTCAATGCCGGACCTATTGCCTTGGGAAAATCCACGATTGCCGAGATAGGGACTCAGCTTTTCAAGCTCATTATCGATGTGGCCAGCGGGAAGAAATCTTTAGCTGAGCAACACAAAATTTACAATGATCTTTGTGTTTTTAATCCGGCTCCTCTTACGTAA
- a CDS encoding Ldh family oxidoreductase codes for MYYSVQKIREYCEKVWEKAGLSKEDAATCVDVLLAADMRGQRTHGVTHMKDYCERLKKGTANSGSQMEMKQTSPTSLVVDAKHGVGMVVAPRIMKKCIEVAKGSGACFASVHNGCHYGLGAYYPMMALKENMIAFSFANTPPLVAPFGGADPLLGTNPVSIAIPAGKHPDLVLDIATSIVAKGRISLALKEGQKIPKGWALDKYGADTTDPAAANVGALLPFGAHKGYGIMLIVSLLSFALSGADMDINLPRFFENTDALSNIGYFMGCIDIAKYCKVEDFKKRVDAMFDLLKNCRPSVGSKGVLIPGEIEYVKTQKAMKEGIDLSEATLRDFKEMSAEYGVPYDF; via the coding sequence TTGTATTATTCTGTTCAAAAGATTAGAGAATATTGTGAAAAAGTGTGGGAAAAAGCGGGACTTTCCAAAGAAGATGCAGCAACTTGCGTTGATGTGTTGCTGGCGGCAGATATGCGTGGGCAGCGTACTCATGGTGTCACCCATATGAAGGATTACTGCGAGCGCCTGAAGAAAGGAACTGCAAATTCAGGCAGTCAGATGGAAATGAAACAGACTTCTCCAACTTCGCTGGTTGTTGATGCAAAGCATGGGGTTGGAATGGTGGTTGCTCCTCGTATTATGAAAAAATGCATCGAAGTAGCCAAGGGCTCTGGTGCATGTTTTGCTTCGGTACATAATGGCTGTCATTATGGCTTAGGTGCTTATTATCCAATGATGGCACTGAAAGAAAATATGATTGCCTTCAGTTTTGCAAATACGCCGCCTTTGGTTGCACCATTTGGAGGAGCAGATCCTCTCTTGGGAACAAATCCTGTTTCAATAGCAATTCCGGCTGGTAAACATCCGGATTTAGTGTTAGACATTGCAACGAGTATTGTCGCCAAAGGAAGGATTTCTCTGGCCTTGAAAGAAGGTCAAAAAATTCCTAAGGGATGGGCACTGGATAAGTACGGTGCTGATACAACTGATCCGGCAGCCGCCAATGTTGGTGCACTGCTTCCTTTCGGAGCTCATAAGGGGTATGGGATTATGTTGATCGTTTCCCTTCTTTCGTTTGCTCTTAGTGGTGCTGATATGGACATCAACCTTCCAAGGTTTTTTGAAAATACTGATGCTCTGAGTAATATTGGGTATTTTATGGGTTGCATTGATATTGCGAAATATTGTAAGGTTGAGGATTTTAAAAAACGAGTCGATGCTATGTTTGATCTTCTGAAGAATTGTCGCCCATCTGTTGGGTCGAAGGGTGTGTTGATTCCAGGTGAGATTGAATACGTCAAAACCCAAAAGGCGATGAAGGAAGGCATTGATCTTTCCGAAGCGACCCTTCGTGATTTTAAGGAGATGTCGGCAGAATATGGCGTCCCTTATGATTTTTGA
- a CDS encoding tripartite tricarboxylate transporter substrate binding protein: protein MKHKVLTTMLALAVLAMGSLGCGGNNNKQTASKSGDVKWPTKPVQIIVPFSAGGDTDYNARIMAKYLEKKLGKPFTVTNVVGGGGSIADNRVKNANPDGYTILVNHVTLNLSTASKVIDFSFKDYQMGGVFAQQASDVVLVRGDSPWKSVKDLIEDSKKNPNKYKIAANTGTSSHYVAISLQNAGAQLNVVDSGGSADRIVALLGGHVDVIPAAYPGVRDYIKTGKFKVLATCADKRLDALPDVPTLKESGVDCVYFYNYTFFFPKGTDPKIAEKLNAAVKDIVANDKSYAQEIEKAYMQKPFCMSIADSEKFWQSSYDSIMKFADKLQGKVQKQK from the coding sequence ATGAAACACAAGGTTTTAACTACTATGCTGGCATTAGCAGTCTTGGCAATGGGAAGTCTAGGATGCGGCGGAAATAACAATAAGCAAACCGCTTCCAAGAGCGGCGATGTAAAGTGGCCAACAAAACCGGTTCAGATTATTGTTCCTTTCTCCGCCGGTGGCGATACGGATTACAATGCCCGTATTATGGCTAAGTATCTGGAAAAGAAATTAGGTAAACCGTTTACGGTTACCAACGTCGTTGGTGGCGGCGGATCCATTGCAGATAACAGAGTTAAAAATGCTAATCCTGATGGATACACAATTCTGGTTAACCATGTAACGCTTAACTTGTCCACCGCTTCCAAAGTTATTGATTTTAGCTTTAAGGATTATCAAATGGGTGGCGTGTTTGCTCAGCAGGCGAGCGATGTTGTTCTCGTGAGAGGAGATTCTCCTTGGAAGAGTGTTAAAGATTTGATTGAAGATTCCAAGAAGAATCCTAATAAATATAAGATCGCTGCTAATACGGGTACTTCTTCCCACTATGTGGCTATTTCTCTGCAAAATGCAGGGGCACAGCTCAACGTAGTCGACTCTGGTGGATCTGCTGACCGTATTGTTGCCCTCCTGGGTGGCCACGTCGATGTAATTCCGGCAGCATATCCTGGTGTAAGAGACTATATTAAGACTGGTAAATTTAAAGTACTGGCAACTTGTGCCGATAAACGTTTGGATGCGCTGCCTGATGTGCCTACTCTGAAGGAAAGTGGTGTAGATTGCGTTTATTTCTATAACTACACGTTCTTCTTCCCGAAAGGAACCGATCCGAAGATTGCTGAAAAGCTGAACGCAGCGGTTAAGGACATTGTAGCGAACGACAAGTCCTACGCACAAGAAATCGAAAAGGCATATATGCAGAAGCCTTTCTGCATGAGCATTGCAGATTCTGAAAAGTTCTGGCAGTCCAGTTATGATTCGATTATGAAGTTTGCTGATAAATTACAGGGGAAGGTTCAAAAGCAAAAATAA
- a CDS encoding tripartite tricarboxylate transporter permease: protein MTEMLIQGVTAVISNPICIALIFFCTGVGIVFGAIPGLTATIAIAMMLPITFSMETTMGISTLVALYIGGISGGLVSAILLNMPGTPSSIATCFDGRPMALKGEGGKALGVGVVFSFIGTALGIAAMIFIAPPLAAITIKFGAWEYFTVTLFSLTLIASLAGKDIVKGIITAILGMMFASVGLAPIDGVERFTFGSVELSSGFAMLSVLVGLYAISEVMKTAGTMQSGEDYVATKFELKGFGFSLAEFFSQIKNAIRSALIGIGIGILPGIGGGTSNIVSYSIAKNQSKYPEKFGTGIIDGIVASETANNATIGGAMIPLLTLGIPGDTATAMLLGGFMIHGIQPGPLLFESHGDVVYGVFTAMILSSFFMLIWSFGAMRLFIRILKVPKNYLFPIIVVLCSVGSFALDNRVFDAASIILFGVIGYTLEKLKYPLPPFILGFVLGGTFEQNLRRGLQIGNGDIFDLFNYPIAVVFLVATIISVFFSIRQFRKNAKVAN from the coding sequence ATGACTGAGATGTTAATTCAAGGTGTTACAGCTGTTATATCCAATCCAATTTGTATCGCCTTGATTTTTTTCTGTACTGGGGTAGGCATCGTATTTGGCGCAATTCCTGGTTTAACGGCAACGATTGCAATCGCCATGATGTTGCCGATCACTTTTTCGATGGAAACTACGATGGGAATATCTACTCTGGTAGCCCTGTACATCGGGGGCATTTCGGGAGGACTGGTTTCTGCAATTTTGTTGAATATGCCGGGAACTCCTTCTTCCATTGCCACGTGTTTTGATGGACGTCCTATGGCTTTGAAGGGTGAAGGTGGTAAAGCCTTGGGTGTCGGAGTGGTATTTTCGTTTATTGGAACTGCTCTTGGTATTGCTGCCATGATATTCATTGCTCCTCCTCTGGCTGCAATCACCATTAAGTTTGGGGCATGGGAATATTTTACGGTAACGCTGTTTTCTCTGACATTGATTGCTAGTTTGGCTGGCAAAGATATTGTCAAGGGCATCATTACTGCTATTCTTGGTATGATGTTTGCGTCTGTGGGGTTAGCACCCATTGATGGTGTCGAGCGGTTTACCTTTGGAAGTGTAGAACTTTCGTCAGGGTTTGCCATGTTGTCTGTCCTTGTGGGCCTTTATGCTATTTCTGAGGTTATGAAAACTGCCGGTACGATGCAATCGGGTGAAGACTATGTAGCGACTAAATTCGAGCTAAAGGGATTTGGTTTTTCTTTAGCTGAATTTTTCAGCCAGATTAAGAACGCAATCAGGTCTGCTCTTATTGGTATCGGGATTGGGATTCTTCCTGGTATTGGCGGAGGAACAAGTAATATTGTTTCCTATTCTATCGCTAAGAATCAGTCTAAGTATCCTGAAAAATTTGGGACAGGTATCATCGATGGTATAGTTGCTTCTGAAACAGCAAACAATGCGACCATCGGCGGTGCAATGATTCCGCTTTTAACCTTGGGCATTCCTGGTGATACGGCCACTGCTATGCTGCTGGGCGGCTTTATGATTCACGGAATTCAACCCGGTCCGCTGCTTTTTGAATCTCATGGAGATGTCGTCTATGGCGTATTTACAGCTATGATTCTTTCGTCGTTCTTCATGTTGATTTGGTCCTTTGGAGCCATGCGGCTGTTCATTAGAATCTTGAAGGTTCCCAAGAACTATCTGTTCCCTATCATCGTGGTGCTTTGCTCTGTAGGCTCTTTTGCTTTGGATAACCGAGTTTTTGATGCAGCTTCGATCATTCTTTTTGGTGTGATTGGCTACACATTAGAAAAACTGAAGTATCCGCTTCCTCCCTTTATTCTGGGATTTGTGCTTGGCGGCACTTTTGAACAGAATTTGCGTAGAGGGCTGCAGATCGGAAATGGGGACATATTCGACTTATTTAATTATCCCATTGCTGTCGTCTTCCTGGTGGCAACGATTATTTCCGTTTTCTTCTCCATCAGACAATTTAGAAAAAATGCGAAAGTTGCCAATTGA